TCGGGTTGAGCGCCTGCCGGGCTACCAAGTACACAACTTTTACGTGAACAACCCTTTGGCATGTGACGACGAATTGGAAGTTTTTGCGTTGAGAAAACTGGAACTGTTGCGCATGGCTACCCGGATCGCGCCCATGTTGGGTTTGATTGCCACCATGATTCCCATGGGGCCGGCACTTCGCGCCCTGGCCGATGGCAATATCCAGGGAATCAGTGAAAACCTGATTATTGCTTTCGCCGCTGTGATCTGGGGCTTGGTGATCTCCACGATTACCTTCTGGCCTGCCTCAGTGAAAAAACGCTGGTTCGCCTCTGAGCTGATCAATATCCGCAAGCTGAAGGAGGCCGACTGATGCGCTTCCTCGACGAAGATGAAGAACTGAATCCTATTCTGAGCGCGGTGAACCTGATCGATGTGTTTCTGGTCATTATCGCCGCGCTGCTGATTGCCATTGCGCAAAATCCGTTGAACGTTTTTTCCAATGAAAAGGTCACGGTGATTAAAAATGCCGGCGAACCCAA
This DNA window, taken from Microbulbifer sp. MKSA007, encodes the following:
- a CDS encoding MotA/TolQ/ExbB proton channel family protein translates to MNIQSVETLMADVADLFMAPVLLAILVLFIYSLYAAGRFISLWMLRRKNAGAYRLALKQGRVERLPGYQVHNFYVNNPLACDDELEVFALRKLELLRMATRIAPMLGLIATMIPMGPALRALADGNIQGISENLIIAFAAVIWGLVISTITFWPASVKKRWFASELINIRKLKEAD